AGCGTCCCCAGGAGCAGCCGCAGCAGCGTGCTCTTCCCGGAGCCGTTGGGCCCCAGCACCGCCGTACACGCCCCCGCCGGCACGTCCAGGGTCACCCCCTCCACGGCCGCCCGCTCCGCGCCGGGATACCGGAACGTCACCCCCTCGCACGTCCAGGCGCTCACGCTGCCACCCTCCGCCGCAGCAGCCAGACGAAGAACGGCACCCCCACGAACGCCGTCACCACGCCCACGGGGAGCTCCGTGGGCGCGGCGGCCACGCGGGCCAGGGCGTCGGCGAGCACCAGGAAGGTGGCTCCGAGGAGCACGGAGGCGGGGAGGAGGAAGCGGTGGTCGCCGCCCCAGAGCATCCGCACCACGTGCGGGATCACCAGCCCCACGAAGCCGATCACCCCGGAGGCCGCCACCGCGGCGGCGGTCACCAGCGAGGCGGCGGCGTAGGCGAGCAGCTTGGTGCGCTCCACGTGGGTCCCCAGGTACGCCGCCGTCTCCTCGCCCACGGACAGGAGGTTCAGGGAGCGGG
Above is a window of Longimicrobiaceae bacterium DNA encoding:
- a CDS encoding iron ABC transporter permease, with the translated sequence MALGGFAATAAPIPVAAFAGAVLAVALVFRIAAAAGRALDTRVLLLAGVVAGSFFNAVILLALTFADTESFRSAIFWMMGSFAGATWRGDALLALYLLPGLGVLLALARSLNLLSVGEETAAYLGTHVERTKLLAYAAASLVTAAAVAASGVIGFVGLVIPHVVRMLWGGDHRFLLPASVLLGATFLVLADALARVAAAPTELPVGVVTAFVGVPFFVWLLRRRVAA